DNA sequence from the Coturnix japonica isolate 7356 chromosome 3, Coturnix japonica 2.1, whole genome shotgun sequence genome:
taaatactGAATACCTAAACAGCTATTAATGAGCACTGCCCATCTGGTATACCGGCTGAGGCAGGGGGTCCTGTGAAAAATAATAGCATGTGGtcatgtaatttaaaaacagtatCGTAATATATATGCACAGCAAGCTCATATTAAAATTGCCTAGGCAACCTTTGTTCTTACATATCTTAAATTTTTGAGATCATGGCTCTACAAATtaattgacattttttttctgttggacTTTGGAAACTCTCTCTACATACCTGTTTCATCTTCAGTGTAACACTGGCTTGCTTAATGACCAAAGCACTGTTTGGCAGTGAAAGTGCCAGCTTATTCAAGGCTTTGTTGTTGCAAAATTTAAATGCTTCTCTTAGTGAATCACTTCTTACATTTGTTGACATGATATATGAGAAGGAAGAATTAGAATAGTAGAAAATATGTGATATAATTGAAGGTAAATACAAAAGAGTAATGCAAACATCATGCAGGAGCAATAGAGAAAATAGAGTAAAACACAAAGAGAGGTTCAGTGAGAAGAAGCACAAGTGATGATAAGAAAACACTATCTGTAATGAttcaataaatgtatttttgaaaacCTGTCTTCTTTCTGTGCCTCTGCTGATCATGTCTGTTTCAGAATCCTGGTCTTTCTGATTATGTCCCAGGAATAATACTGGGTATACTACATACAGGATTGAAAATATTGAGGGGTGATGCCTTGAAAGATATTTTTGATCCCCTTTGCTCCTTTTCACTAAAAGAGATAACCCTGGATCAACAGTTACTTAAGTCAACAACACAATGGGAAGTAACAGGAAATAACTCAGGCTAGAATAGATCAATTTTTGGAAAAATAGGACTTAGATGAACTAGATTTTCAGATCAAAATGGCCAAATAAAACTCGTCTTAGAATGctttaaaagctgctgaagCAATCTCAAACCAATCAGTAATGTGAGAAGCGAGGTAAGGTTCAAGAAGCTCAAAGAACAGTAATAAGCATTCCTTTGAGCAGAACAGTAGAAGAAGCAGGGACTCAACCAGAACACAgtgaaataacagaataaatTAACAAACTGTTTACACTAATTACTAATCTCCgacagaataaaatacaagttGAAAGACACCACATTGCAAAAGGTTTCTGTGAGCACTGTGATCTTACCTTAAGAGCTGCCCTCTGTTTACAAATATCTTTTCCATTGATTGCAGactgcagcccctctgccccatCGATGGTCGATTTGGACCCCGCAGCCAGGATGAAATCCCGCTGCGAGCTCTGCAGTTCAAGCGAGGGCTACTCCATGAGTTCCGTAAGGGCAATGCCACAAAGGAGCAAATACGACTGCACAATCTGGTTCAGCAGCTTCCCAAGGCCATCATCATTGGAGTGAGGAAAGGAGGCACACGTGCACTGTTAGAGATGCTGAATCTTCACCCTGCAGTGGTCAAAGCTTCTCAAGAGATTCATTTCTTTGACAATGATGAGAACTATGCCAAGGGGATTGAGTGGTACCggaaaaaaatgcctttttcttacCCTCATCAAATAACAATTGAGAAAAGCCCTGCATATTTTATCACTGAGGAAGTACCCGAAAGGATTTACAAAATGAACTCGTCTATCAAATTATTGATCATTGTCAGGGAACCCACCACAAGAGCTATTTCTGATTACACTCAGGTGCTGgaaggcaaggaaagaaagaacaaaacttaCTACAAATTTGAAAAGCTGGCTATTGATCCTAATACCTGTGAAGTGAACACTAAGTATAAGGCAGTGAGAACCAGCATCTACACAAAACACCTGGAAAGATGGTTAAAATATTTCCCAATTGAGCAGTTTCATATCGTAGATGGAGACCGGCTCATCACAGAACCACTGCCGGAACTCCAGATGGTCGAGAAGTTCCTAAATCTTCCTCCGAGGATAAGTCAGTACAATTTATACTTCAATGCCACCAGAGGGTTTTATTGCTTGCGATTTAACATTGTCTTTAATAAGTGCCTGGCAGGTAGCAAGGGACGCATTCATCCAGAGGTGGACACCTCTGTCATTACCAAATTGCGCAAGTTCTTTCATCCTTTTAATCAAAAATTTTACCAGATCACTGGGAGGACATTTAACTGGCCCTGACCTAAACTTCATGCAACATTTTCAGATGCATCTGAGACATGCAGTAATGTCTCTACTAAAATATGCACTTTTGACATAGTATCAAAGTAATGTTTTTCATGCATACGTGTACATATGCAGTGTGTGACCAAATATACAGTGGGATCAATTTTTTCTACAGAATAGTAACTAACATTAATTTACCGTCAGCATAGTTGCATCTTCTAAGCTATACTAATAAAGGACAAAGAGGTACTTAGGGAAATAAAGTCCAACACCATTAAAAGGGTCAGTGTTCCTCTTGCTTGAAGTGTTTATGTGACATACTTATTGATCTAAGCAGAATTTTAGTTTATGTCATACAAATTCATGTCAAAAGTCTGTGAAGCTGTAAGAAAGCATAATATTCAGGCTATATTTGGTATGTGTATTGCTGAAGGAATACTGACACTTTAAATACCATGCTGAATTTTTACAATGAGAGTGGATAGTactattttcttattatttgaaattaatatcTCATTAAACTACATTGGTTTGGAGTTCCTGTGGTGAGTTTGCACTATTGTTTTATTGTATGGACCATAGTGTCACTTGTAGCATGTCAATCATGTgtcaaaaaaaaagtcaaacaactttttcttctaTGATTGAGTGTTGACAAAGACAAACATCATGTACATAGTGTACAATGTTTGTAAATACTGGTTTCACACTAAGTAATTCTATTTTGTAAACTGAATATGGCTATTTAATTTAttgtgaaaattaaatttattgtGGTATTTAAAAATGGAATGGATTAAAATTACCTATATGCACAACCGTTATTCACCTTTCTTTGATGTATATCAGTGCAGTTACTTAAACTGGACAAACCATGTTCATGTTTGTGCAAGAGCTGCGTGTGGAAACTTGGTTTCTGAACAGCTGTGATAACTGGTATATGAGGTGAAGATGAGTTTATTAAAAAACTCAACCATATGGGGATATGGTGTTATATACAGCTCAAAGAACATCACTGCTGTTCTGTTACAGCACTTTGCAATAATTAATTCAATTTCAATAACCCATGAGGCTAAAGAACGACTCTAAAAGATTACTGTAACCAAGTAtatcagaaaagcagagcagccattaaaaccaaaacaacagacagaaaaagtaGATTAGAAGAGCTACAGAGATTTCATCATAGGAAGCCAGTAATGTTTCAGAAGTCAGGGAAAACTGTATAACTGTTTTGATACCTCTGCTTTTATCTGATAACACATGCTTCTGCTCAGAAATAACCACACTGTTGTTAGCATTTGCATAAACAGGTAGCTCAGCTTGTGTTTCTATTCTTGTCAGTAAGTGACAAGAAATTAGTACAGAAAGTGAGTGTTTTAGTGCTTTATACATTGTATGACCCTTAAGGATTAATATGAAAAACAGTAGgaatatttggaaaatacattttaaattaagaaggaaaaaagagaaaaagaaaactggccTCTACAGATTGATAGGGATATGGGTTATGGAAGGTATCCAGAATATCTGCAAATTCTGAGCTACAATAGCAGAGTAGTTAGTAATACAGATTATAATAAGATCAAGTTTTCCCTGTGGGCTGTTTAACTGGCTCAGCGATTTGGAAGCATCAGTTTTCTAAATAAGTGATTTTTAAATCTCTAGTGAGAGATTGCTACTtgtcttgctgtttttttaatcGTATGTGCTAGCACAGTGAGCAACGTGCCCTTTCTTCATGCTAATTCAGAGTCTTGCCAACACAACACAGTAGAGCATATGTGGAATTTTCCTGAGAAGCTACAGTACTACACACTGATTTCCTGCACAACAGCCGTTTATCATGCCCACATCCATACGTAGAGACTGAGGCATTTAACTCACCTAATAGCACTCAAAGAGAAGACTTTACCTATTTTAAAATTTGCACAATCTTCAGTTGACCAGTCAGGTACCAGATGGCTTTTGTGATACTTATTGGCTTAAGGTAGTCTTGTCTACAAGCTCCAAAAAAGGGTTGAGACATATTTTCAATGAAAGGGATAAGTTAGGCCAAAGGTATTTCAGGCCTTAACATATACATCTGAAGTGAACATTTCCCTGTAttgtcttggaaaaaaaaataaaaataaaaataaaataaaatttaaaaaatcacagcaacTGGTTTAAAAGGTAAAGATTACTCATGAGAGTCAGCTGGATTGATCTCCAGCTTCTCATTTGCAATCTTGGAGATACAAGAAGAAATGTAGGCGATATCCTTGGCAGATCTGgtgcaaaaaataaagcacagagaaatagTCAGGAATAGtaggggaagaaagagaaatcagaggCACTGGAATGTGTTAAGAAGCCTAAAAGTGTAGGATGCTGGTTAACTTTCACTGAGACTTCAGTGCAACGTCCTTGAGTCTTTTTGACATTCCctggcaaaaagaaaatttgagaCTCAGTTCTTCATACACCAATCCAGCGCACCACCCAAAGCATGCTTGTAGGTTAATGGGGGTTTTGCTGCAGTATTCATAACTGGTTTGAAAAGTTTTGACCTTATATTATTTGCCTCTTCAGGAACAATTTGTGAGTAACTCACTTCagcctctttgcttttcttccaaaatcCTGGGTGAATCATTTCTATTCAAACAGATCACAAGTGTTCAGTCTGAGAAGAATGCTCAGAGCTTGAGTGTATGATTGCAGTGATGCACAGTTATATGAAGCTGCAGCTGTTAACATATGTCATTCAAGTTCTCTAAATACATTGCaccatttgtattttctgtactgTAAAATTGCAGGCTTCGTAGTTCTGATAAATGTTTGGATTAAAACTTCtaatatttctgtgcatttttatcAGATTGTCCCAGCTGCTATTTAAACTCTATAGAACAACAATTTgcagcataaaagaaaatgaaagataaatttaaaattgtattttcagaaatcagTATATAGATAGTGGGAGGACTGACATTTGGAGATCAGTGATTCATTTAACATTAACCCattatgctgtgttttcttaaggaaagcagaaaaagcaagatgaaaatgtatttggtATATAATGgcattcttcttttcctgatgACTAAGAATACAAGGGAGACAAGGTTTACAGCAAGATATTCCATGAGAGTAGCCCAGGGTCTACCTTCACCATTAATGTTCTTTGGACATCACTGTCACACAGACTATAGAAAATGTGCAAGCCCAGAATCACAAAGAAGTCAGTCTGATCAGTAGTCAAGCCCAAGCTGGGGAATTGCTATTGAACTAACTCCTCTTGGAAGTCCATGTTCCAAAAACTGAGAGTCCTCTAATTAGCAAAGATAAGGACTACTGCCTGAGGGAGTCTGTTCCATGCTGTCTACCCCCTGGGGAAGGACCTTTCCCTAACCCCTACTCTGACCCTCCCATTTCTTACTTAGGGACTTTCTTACAAAGGAATTACCTGCCTACCAGGTTGAAGTGTTGTAAATCTTCTATTTCAGTGTCACCATTTAGAAACTGCCATGTAAGATTTACttcacagaggagaaaaaatgttttaaaaacctTGGCAGCATGGATCTAATGAGTCTCAGATTGCCATAAGGACTCAATATCGTTACTTTAGACTTATGCATGTTACTGAAAAAGAGATGTGCTGCGGCTAACTATAGTCACTATCTAAGAGtagatttctcttctgtttacaAGCTTCTCTGTGAagatgctgtgtgtgcaatATTTCATAGCACACTTCTACCAACTGATCAGCTCTGGCTAATCTGCTCTTTGAAGCCTGATTTACTGTCTGACAAGCTTACgacagacaaaataaattaatgttcAGAACTACTAAATATCACTATCTTGATTTAcatttataaagaaagaaatagcacTTCTTTCTGCAATAGTGCACTAATGGAAGAATCATGCCCTTAGAGAACATCCGTGTGTTTTCAATCTGGATACCAGCCTTTTTCCCAGGGCTTGAATTGACAAGTgcaagaaaagcacagaaaagactAGAACACCATCATCCATCTGCTGCACCTTGCTCAGCATATGGTATATAAGGTTACCTGCTGTTCTGAGATCCCCATTACAACAGGCAGTGGTGTGACTTGAGGAGATGATGTGGACCAAGCAACCTGACTCTTTTTAGCTTatactctgctttctttcttttcagcttcgTTTCTGTTCACCTTTGCATCAGCTACATCAAAGCACTCAGTGATTCACAGCTCTCACTGAAATGTAAGTCTGgtgagacagaaaagaaacatcagcagAGGTTGTCACAGAGAGGCACAGTCTTTGCTACTGATTGCAGAGAGACTCTGGCATGCAGCATTTCATCTTGTTGATGGCTTTGTGCTTAGCTGATTCCCTCTAGcgatttttaaaataatcttccaCCACCAGCAGTGGTCAGTGCTTTAGAAGGTTAATGCTTCTGTGAAAATGTCCTGGTTATTGATCGAGATTCAAGCAATATATGAAATGCCTATACTTTGAGCAGATTACCATCCTTTGATACATTACATACACTGTACAAATAAGCATAGCAAATCATAGGATATGGCAAGGAAACAATGCCAATTCAAATCATCTAATATTATGCCTCAGGTtgattaaataaacaaaaagaagcatgacACACTCCTGCACATCTTACTCCCAGCCTTAATTGCAAACAACTGTTTTGTAATGTATGAGGCCTTTGCCATCCAATTCTTTGGCTGATTTTCTAATGATGAAAGACTTTCCACTTCGTTGAACTGTGAAGGCATCGTTTCTATTCCAAACCCATGGAGACAGAGAAGAATTAATTTACAATTCCCTACtatatatgaaaagaaaaaaaaaagtgataggCCTTTCATGGGAGGTGGGATGAACAGCAGCTCTATTACTAACTTCATCTTCAAAAATATCACTCCAACGGTTCCAAGCTCCTCAGTGTATCTCCACTAgtaatgaagttttaaaaacagaaagaaaaaaaatattttgcaattttGCATAGCTGTGATGTATCATAATGCCTTGTAGAAGAGAAACTTGGACTTATTGGACTTATCATTTGtcttgaaaaaggaaaagttaaatgTTCAGTATGCATTGAAAGGGCCAGCCTGCATCAGtgagataaaggaaaaaaaaaaaaaaaaaaaatagtcttttttgGTTAGGACAGTCTTCTAAGCAGTAGCCACATGTAATTATCATTACCATCAGTAGCAATTAGTAATGCATAGCCAGTACCATGGGCAGTTAGTGTTACACCTTCAGGCTCATTTAAATCAATTTGCTTTGAAGGCCCACAGGATTAACTTGCACTCAGTGCTGATTAGGGAGAAAAAGTCTAACTCTATTTCCATCCTGGAATCCAAAACTGCCACCCGCATGCATGTGGTCTGCCCTGGTGGCCTGCCAATTTGTTGATGACAAAAGTGGACAAGTACAGAAGCTCATAAAGGTTGTTTTATAGTTCAGATCcagtaaattttatttttgccacCTGGGCTTTACTTTAAACTGCTGcaaattgattttaaatatttcacagctATCGTGTTTACTTCTAGTTCTGACTCCTGGGTAGTACAAGAAATCTAGAATTTAGCAATTCAAGCACCTTATCAAGTCTTGAAACTACATAAATAATCTAGATTcctaattttactttttttttttttttaatggattaGGATAACAATCACATAAAATGCTACATTACctgggaaatatttaaaaaagcagaagtgcatTTGCATATTGTGTAAAAGATTAAACATGATCACAGGAATAAGATAAAATAGGATAAAATTGCAGAGACCTTCTCTTCCTCATTATTCCCAAGAATTAGCCTACAGGGCATTTCTCGACAGTGCTGTTGTTCAGTTCAAAGAGTGTACTGAGGTATATTCAAAGGTTGTCTCTACTTGTACCATGGTTAGGACAATCTTTgaatatacaaaacaaatattcaaaTTTTGCCAAGATACAGAAACTCCAGATTGTGTGGCAGTCATGAATTTGGCCAAATGTAAACAGGAGTGCTGGTTTAGCACTGGTATATGCTATCAGTGTTTGCTAGGCTTGCTTAGCTCGCACTGGTCTTGTTCTGCCTCCTCAGGTAAGCCTCACTGATGGGTGCTGGGAAGTTTTGGAGAGGTAAGAAGCTGAAAGAATATTTCTTGTGTGGACTATATTGGTTGAAAAAACATTAGAAGACACCGTCCTCTCATGTGCTAAGGGTAACCGAAACACATACTTCTGGCTTAAAAATTCCACAAGGTGTTCATAAAGCTCAGACATTGTAAGAACAAACTGCAGTTATCCCAAACATCTTGAAATGACAGTTCTGACCTAAAAAACTTCATGTCATGGAACCAGGCCCTCAGTCTTCAAGTTAGCAGTTCGAGTAGGACTGTTGAAGCTCAGGAATACAATAGCAGTCATCTCAGTGAAATAGATACTATCACTAGTTCCAGAGAAGAGATTGGACTCTACAACTTTGTATCTCTGACTGAGGAACTGTAGAGCTGGCATTGTATACCTACACATGCTATGGAGAAGCCTAAGTACTCTGGCAAGTTTGGTCAAGTGGTCAAGATGTAGAACTGCTCTTTTATCCAACAAGCAATCTGTTAATAAACTATGGAGAGAAACCATTAGAGATCATTTTCATGTAATCAACTGAGGTTGCCATTCCACTTTATGCTTAATTAACTTCTGTTGTAGCTTTTTGGATAACACATTTTGAGAATCTATAAGGAGCTCTTTTTCtcccacagaaataaaagtcaaATTCAAGATATAAGCAGAGCCCACAGGAATGACATACAAATGTCTTTAATTTAAGAATGCTGCCTGTCACACCTACAGGAAATTCAGATGGAGATATCTCTGTGAAACCcaattttatttccctgcagaGAGAAGAAGTAAAATTTGGATGTGAACAAGAGAGTATCTTCAGCTTCTGGATACACTGTTCAAAATAATGTATTCTCAAACCAGGCCAAAGATGTGGAGAAGgccaaaaagaaatgttaacatAGGCTATAAAAATACCCTATAAGAGGATGGAGCCAAACTCTTTTCAGTGGTTCTCAGTAACAGCATATAATGGACACAAGTTCAAATACAGGAAATTACACCTGAACACAAGGAAATACTTCTTACAACCCTTTACAACCTCAACCATTCTACATGTCTGTGAGACCCATCACTAAACAATGTCCCTATGCACCACATTCATACATCTCCACATCTGCATACATCTGCATatctccagagacagtgaccCCATCACTTCCCTGGGTAACCTCTTCCAATGCCTAACAGCACTCTCCATGAAGtaattcttcctaatgtccagtctAAACTTCTTCTAGTCCAACCTGAGGCTGATTTTTTTGTATCTTAAAACTTGTTATCTGAGAAAACTAAactaacctaaacctccctcTTTTCAGGTAGCAATATAGAGTGATGAggtcatagaaacatagaatggctttaGTTAGAAGgcaccttaaagatcatctagttctaatCTCCCTGCCATCTAATTAAGAATGGAGAGTCTTCCTAAttctcttttttgctgttgatgcatttacaaaagcatttattttacgACTTGCCAAATTGAATTCCATTTGGGCTTCAGCTCTTCTAAGTATCTCCACATTTTCTGCTTGCATCCAGACTGGAACAACACTATTGGTGCTACCCTACTACACATGGTCAAGAAATTGATAGGAATGTCTTCAGGAGACTGACACAGCAGTTGCATCCCTAGGAGCAAGCATGAATTCactctcttcctcctttgccTTACCAACCCCAACACCATTCCACCCTGAATCCCATATAGGGTCCACATAGACTCTACTAAAAATAAGTGCAAATCAAAAATAATGACTAATCCAATGACACCCACATTTGTGTTTGCAGACATGTACCAAAGAGATTATGACAGAGGAGCTCCCGTGTTCATGAGTGGTCTCACTGCAGCTCCTAGCAATGAGCTATGCTCCCCATCTGGGGCAGATGCTTGGCTTTGCTGTGAGAACCCAAATCTGTCGTGCCTTCCCATCACTGCAAAATAGGTA
Encoded proteins:
- the HS3ST5 gene encoding heparan sulfate glucosamine 3-O-sulfotransferase 5, with protein sequence MLFKQQVLLRQKLFVLGSLAIGSLLYLVARVGSLDRLQPLCPIDGRFGPRSQDEIPLRALQFKRGLLHEFRKGNATKEQIRLHNLVQQLPKAIIIGVRKGGTRALLEMLNLHPAVVKASQEIHFFDNDENYAKGIEWYRKKMPFSYPHQITIEKSPAYFITEEVPERIYKMNSSIKLLIIVREPTTRAISDYTQVLEGKERKNKTYYKFEKLAIDPNTCEVNTKYKAVRTSIYTKHLERWLKYFPIEQFHIVDGDRLITEPLPELQMVEKFLNLPPRISQYNLYFNATRGFYCLRFNIVFNKCLAGSKGRIHPEVDTSVITKLRKFFHPFNQKFYQITGRTFNWP